Genomic DNA from bacterium:
CTGTTTCTGCTGTCGAATCTCGCGAATGGCCTGATGGCCGTCCATCTCGGGCATCATGATGTCGATCAGCACCAGATCGAAACCCGGATCCTCGGCTAGCATGTCCAGCGCCTCTCGGCCATTTGTGGCCATCGTTGGCCATCTGAAGCGCCGTTCGCCCATCCCTTGTCAGCAGTCGTTTGAATCCCTTCTCCTGGGAGAGATCGAGCAATTCCTCTGCCAGTTGTCCATCTGGCACCACGACCAGCAGCGAGCGGTCATCGCGTGCCGTGCTCTCGCGGTCGTCGGTGATCGATTCGAGTTCGCTTTCTGCGCTGCGCGGCTCGTTGCCAGCCAAATCCGCGGAGGTCGAAGACGGCACTTCTGTTACAATCTCGGGTGTATCTGCAGTCTTCGCTTCTTCAACCCGTTTCTCGCTCTTCGAGGACAGGGACTCCGGAATGAAGAGCATGAAGCGGCTCCCGCGCCCCTCCTCACTCTCGACCTGAATCTCGCCGCCGAGCAATTTTGCGAGTTGGTTGGAGATCGACAGCCCCAGACCGGTTCCCCCGTATTTTCGACTGATGGATCTATCGGCTTGCTGGAAGGCATCGAAGACGCTTTGCAACTTGTCCTCGGCGATGCCGATGCCGGTATCCGAAACAGTAAGGACGATCGTGCTGTCCGGCGCGAGGCCTCCTTTGGGCAGGCCGGTGTTAGTCCCCGCGCGGTCGATGCTGAGGGAAACGCTCCCGCGACTGGTGAACTTGAAGGCGTTGGACAGGAAATTCGTCACGATCTGGCCGAGCCGCTGCTCGTCGGTGACGATGCGTTCCGGGAGGTCGTCCGCCACGCGGCACGTGAACTCCAGTCCCTTGTCTTCGGCGAGGCTCTTGAGCCGTGTCTCGATCTCAGCGGCGAACCCGTCCAGACGCAGATCCGCTACGTCGACCTCCATCTTGCCGCTTTCGATCTTCGACAGATCCAGGAATTCATTGATCAGCCCAAGTAAACCCTGGCCGGACTGGTGGATGGTCCGGGAGTATTCCATCTGCTTGTCGGTCAAGTTCGCGCCCTGGTTGTCGGCCAACAATCTGGAAAGGATCAACATGCTGTTGAGCGGAGTGCGCAGCTCATGGGACATTTTGGCCAGGAATTCCGACTTGTAGCGGCTCGCGGTCGCTGGCCTTTTCCTCGAGCATGTTTCGTGTCTCGATCGCCGTCGTCAGACTCCGGTTCGAGGCCTCGAGATCGGATGCGGCGCTACGCAGATCCCGGGTCTGGGAGTTCATCTTGCCGAGTACGCCGTTGTAGCGAACGGCGATCCGGCCGACCTCCGTATGAGGCTCCACGCGCACCGGCTGCGCGAAGTTGCCGCTGTTGCGTTGCTGCTCCATCTCGTTCAGAAGATCGAGAAGCTCGATCCCGCCCCGTGTTCCGAGACGTTCAGACCGATCTCCTCTTCCTCTTCGCTCACGCGCAGCGCTGTGAACCGTTTCAGCAGATGCAGTGCGACAAAGGCGATACCAAAGGCCCACGCGAACGCCACGGCGCAGCCCATGAGTTGGACGGAGAGCTGGCCCACCCGTCCCAGACCCGTCCCCCAGATTTCGGGCGTTCCTAGAAGCGCCACTGAAAGCGCGCCCCAGACGCCGCCACCGGCATGAATCGGAATGGCGTCGTCAATCTGCAGGCGTTCCAGCAGAACGCTCATACCAAGATAGACGGGCGCGGCGACCAGGCCAATGATTACGGCACCGATCTCCGTGACGAAATTGCAGGAGGCTGTGATCGCGACAAGACCGGTCAGTAAACCGTTCATCACGCGGTCTGGCCGGACTAGCCCATCGTAAACCCGGGAGATCACCAGCATCGCGGCGCCTCCCGTGGCGCCAGCGAGGATCGTGCGCAGGACGATTGCGGAGACGTTTGTGTCGAGTGATAGGGTGCTGCCCGCGTTGAAGCCAATGAAGCCCACGAGCAGCAACAGGACGCCGAGGCCCGAGAGTGGCAGGTTGTGGCCGATGATCGGGTGATCCGTCTCCGAGTCGAAGCGCCCTTTGCGCGGGCCGACGGCGAGCACCGCCGCCAGAGCGACCCATCCTCCGACAGAGTGAACCGCGGTTGCACCCGCGAAGTCGATGAATCCGGCCTCGGCCAGCCAGCCTTGGGAACCGATGCCGGACAGTCCCCCCCAGATCCAGTGGCCGATCACCGGGTAGATGAGCCCACAGACCAGAACGGTCGTTATCAGGTAGGAGGAAAAGCGGGTGCGCTCAGCGATGGCGCCCGAGACGATGGTGGCTGCGGTCGTACAGAAGAAGAGTTGAAAGACGAAGACCGCGGTCCACCAGGCATCGTTCGAGGTGCTGAAAAGGAAGTCTGTCGTACCGATGAGCCCGGCGGTGCTCACTCCGAACATCAGAGCAAAACCGACACTCCAGTAGACGAAGGACCCGACGCAGAGGTCGACGATATTCTTGAGGGCGACGTTGATGCTGTTCTTGGCGCGAATGAGGCCCGTTTCGAGACACAAGAACCCGCCCTGCATCAGGAGGACGAGTCCGGAACAAAGAAGGATCCAAACGACGTCCTGCAGCGAATGTTCGGCTTGCATCGAAGTCCCTCTAGCCGGCTATCCGCCCAAAGCGGCCGACGGTGTGCGCTCGATGGCCCGGCTGCTTCTCCGGGCATGATGGTGGGAAGATGGGTGCCCAGTTCCTCATTCGTTCGATCTGGTAGTTCGCAGGCTTCATCTCTTCCCGATACTTCTCGAAGGCGACAATCCCTACTCAACGATCGAATATCGATTCGACACTTACGCGGATCGATCAGCTGGGTCTACCCCACTCGGATCGACTTCGAGCCAGTGCACTTTGAGTGTAATTGTCCCAACAGGCTGTACTGATGGACGGGTCTCTCAGGTATGTTTGGCCTGCTCCCGACCCCGCTCCCCCGTCGCAAGGAGCGGGCTCCTTGTTTCGCCCGAGGTGCGTGCCCTGGGCGAAGTGGATCGCGCGCACAACACCGAGCTGTCGCAGCGATCCCGTCCGCAAGGATCGGCGACGGCCGTTGCTTCGCTTGCTCGAGCGCGGCGTGATTTCGTCCGATGTCGATCTCGAGCTGGCTGCGGACCTGGTGGTCGGTCCGATCGCGGTAGCGCTCTACGCAAAGGGTGCCAAGCTGCATCCGCGCATCGTTGGCCCGATGGTCGAGATGGCGGTGTGCGGCATCAAGCGAGCCGGCGCGGAGACGAGCGGCTGACTAGAGCCGCTCGATGCACTCCAGCAGATCCGCGCGCACGTGCCGCTTGTCGATCTGCTCCTGGATCTCCTCGCGGCTGATCTCGCCATGTTCTTGCGCGAGCTTCAACAGCTCCATGAAGCTGCGCTCCTGACGGGGATCCGGGTGGGCGCGGTGCACGTCGTCTCGGACGACCCATTGCGAAACCGACGACCCGGCGCGCCGCATGGCGCTGCGCAGCCGGCGCAGTTCGATAGCCAGCTTCGCCAACGGCCCGAGTGCCGTCTTGTCCAGAAGCTGGTCCCAGTCGAAGTCGACCGGCAGGCCGGTCTTCCACGGCTGTGTCAGCGCACGCGTCAGGTGAAGGATGCGCGTCTCATCGGTCAGCGTGTCGAGGTGGTTCCACTCTTCGTCGAGCAGTCCGATCGTCGCGGGGTCTTCATAGGCCAGCATGGCCCACTGCTGGTAGTCGATCTCGTGGGCGAACATGCGGTCGACCTGTTGGTCGAAGCGCCAGTGCTCAAGCTTCGCGCAGTCGAGCAGCATGACGCTGGAGTTGTATGGCTGGTTGAAACGGTCACGCCCCGGGCGCGCCAGGATGGCGCGGCCGCCCATCTCGAGATTGAGCAGCGGAGTCAGGTCGCCGACGGCGAAGATGTCCGGATCGATGACGAGCACACGGCCTTCGAAGCCCGCCGCCTGTGCCGCGCTCATGCGCACCGGCATGAAGGCATTCAGATCGCCGTTGTGCCAGACGTGTGAACGACCGCGGCGCAAGTACGTGTCTCCTTCGCGTCGGAGCAGGGCGGGACAGTCCTGTAGCTTCAGGAACTCGGGCTCGACCGGCGCTCCGGAACGGCTGTGCCAGCGCACCGAGAACGCCGCGACCCGCGCCGGCAGCTCCAGGCGTTCGTTGCAGTGGATGAAGACGCGGCAGGTCATGGGTAAAGCGATCCGCCGCTAGCGAGAGCGCACGTAGCGCGCGCCAACTCGGCCTTCAGGATCTTGCCGGTCGCGTTCCTCGGCATCTCCGCCACGAGCTCCAGCTGCTCCGGGATCTTCTGCTTCATCAACTTGTGTCCCTCGAGAAAGGCGACCATCTGGGTGAACTCCAGGGGGTCATAGGCATTCCGACGGAGAACAATAGCACGGCACCGCCCTCCCGTGTCGGCATCGGGCAGGCCGATCACGGCGACGTCTTCTACCTGATCGTGCTCGTACAGCAGATCCTCGACCTCGCGGGCGCTGATGTTCTCACCCATCCGGATGATGACATCCTTGAGCCGACCCGTGGAAAGACCGGCGCGCCGCCGACATCGCGGAAGCGCACGCCGGTTTCGTTTGCGCGTGTCGCGGTGTCTGAGCAGAGCGCGCCGACGACAGCGCAGCTGAACCCGAAGAGTGTCGCGTCGCCATCGGTCCTGGCCGCGGTCGCGACCGCGAAGCACGTCGATGCGCTGCCGTTGTACCGGCAGGAATCCATCCTGGCGCGCTCGGGCATCGAGATCTTGCGAGCGACGCTGGCGAGCTGGATAGTGAAGTTTAGGGATGCCGCACAGCCGCTGATCAACCTGATGCGCACACGGTCGAAGACTACGAAGCGTTGCTCTCGCATCGCGTCGATCCCGCGCTCCTGCCGTTCCCCGTCAACGACGTACTTCGCTGAGCGCTTACGTTGTAGTTGCTACGGTGCGGCGTTCCCGGTTCTCAATGGGATAGGCCAAGCTGCTGGCCCGCGGGCAGGTACTTCGAGCCCCCTCCCTTGCAGTCTGACGTCATTCCCGAGCCGCGGGATGGACAGCACCCTCGAATACGACTCCCCAAACGGGAATGTCCTTCAGCTTCTTGGCGCCAACGCTGTAGGGGTCTTCTTCCAGTACCGCGAAATCAGCCATCTTGCCGGCACGGATCGAGCCGACTTCATCCTCTTTGCCGATAATCCAGGCGGCATCAATGGTGATGGCACGCATCGCCGCATCAATGCTGATCCGTTCAGTTTGATTATTCCTGTTGCCGTTTATGGTCGTCCGATTTGCCGCGGACCAGGCCAGGGTCAGCGGACTGAGTGGCGCCATCGGGGCGTCGGAGTGCAGCGCGAATGGAACCCCCAAACGTTCGAGGGAGCCCAATCGAACCATTTGCCGGGCACTGTCCTCGCCTAGCCACTTGTCCGCGTAGATGTCGCCCAGGATGTACTGGTAATACGGATTGGCCGAAACGACGGCATCGAGCGCCTTGATCTGGCGGTTCTGATCCTCGGTCGTGTAGGCGAAATGCTCCAATGAAAAACGGTGATCCTGGCGTGGTTTCTGATCTTGAAGCGTACGCAGGATATTCAGCCAGGCGGCGGTGCTGCCATCACCGTTGACGTGAGCATGAATCTGAAAACCTTCGTTCCAGAAGGCGCGAGCCCATTCGGTCGTGACCTCTAGTGGGGCCATCCACATGCCCTTGTGCCCATCCATGTAACCCGGGAAACCGGCTTGCGAGGCGCCTGAGAAAATGGCGCCGTCCACCATGACCTTGAAATGCCCATCAAACATGACCCGGTGTGAATTGCCCTTGGTCCACTCCTCAACCTCTTTGAGCGCATCGGGGATCGTGACATTCCTGGCAAGAAAGTCGGTGATCAGTGGTGTCAGGATGATTCGGGCTGGTGCGTTGGATTCTTCGACCACTTTGCGGATCAGGGCAGTCTCGCCCACGGGATCTCCGAACACACCGATGCCCATGTCCAGCACCGTCGTGGTGCCGGATTGGAGCAACATGTCGAGGAAGTTCTGCATCCCCTTGCCGTAATGAACGGGGTCGAACAGGAATGGCATCTTGGGCAATAGAAGCTT
This window encodes:
- the amt gene encoding ammonium transporter, whose protein sequence is MQAEHSLQDVVWILLCSGLVLLMQGGFLCLETGLIRAKNSINVALKNIVDLCVGSFVYWSVGFALMFGVSTAGLIGTTDFLFSTSNDAWWTAVFVFQLFFCTTAATIVSGAIAERTRFSSYLITTVLVCGLIYPVIGHWIWGGLSGIGSQGWLAEAGFIDFAGATAVHSVGGWVALAAVLAVGPRKGRFDSETDHPIIGHNLPLSGLGVLLLLVGFIGFNAGSTLSLDTNVSAIVLRTILAGATGGAAMLVISRVYDGLVRPDRVMNGLLTGLVAITASCNFVTEIGAVIIGLVAAPVYLGMSVLLERLQIDDAIPIHAGGGVWGALSVALLGTPEIWGTGLGRVGQLSVQLMGCAVAFAWAFGIAFVALHLLKRFTALRVSEEEEEIGLNVSEHGAGSSFSIF
- a CDS encoding cyclohexanecarboxylate-CoA ligase, producing MGENISAREVEDLLYEHDQVEDVAVIGLPDADTGGRCRAIVLRRNAYDPLEFTQMVAFLEGHKLMKQKIPEQLELVAEMPRNATGKILKAELARATCALASGGSLYP
- a CDS encoding amidohydrolase family protein; protein product: GSLESLKGWIDQRGAKIDRSLEDKILMPGFIDPHVHPSLPAVLTQFPFLAPDDWSLPTGEFPGATTPEAYISKLKALVDKHFSDPDRDPKIPFIAWGYHELWHGPVYRKELNRLFGDKPVMIWQRSFHELIGNDAAFDLLGIREADAEGHHEIDWKKGHFWENGAKLLLPKMPFLFDPVHYGKGMQNFLDMLLQSGTTTVLDMGIGVFGDPVGETALIRKVVEESNAPARIILTPLITDFLARNVTIPDALKEVEEWTKGNSHRVMFDGHFKVMVDGAIFSGASQAGFPGYMDGHKGMWMAPLEVTTEWARAFWNEGFQIHAHVNGDGSTAAWLNILRTLQDQKPRQDHRFSLEHFAYTTEDQNRQIKALDAVVSANPYYQYILGDIYADKWLGEDSARQMVRLGSLERLGVPFALHSDAPMAPLSPLTLAWSAANRTTINGNRNNQTERISIDAAMRAITIDAAWIIGKEDEVGSIRAGKMADFAVLEEDPYSVGAKKLKDIPVWGVVFEGAVHPAARE